From a single Miscanthus floridulus cultivar M001 chromosome 8, ASM1932011v1, whole genome shotgun sequence genomic region:
- the LOC136477568 gene encoding heavy metal-associated isoprenylated plant protein 16-like: MRKEIIIRIHVKSDKCQAKAMKVAAAGSGVESVTLAGGDKSLLLVIGDGVDSNKLLKKLKKKVGEAEIVELRTHDTFEAAALPLPGTKQELAAMMAMAAARSPYNNQHQQWQHSYAAAPTSPYSYHYYPSPVGGYGYGYGYGAGGAAVSSYSRAVARSHPANYSPMVERHDYQPMEHSSSSSSGKRRETMAVPRHGSGTNSCTIL, encoded by the exons ATGAGG AAGGAGATCATAATCCGGATTCATGTGAAATCCGACAAGTGCCAGGCCAAGGCCATGAAGGTGGCAGCAGCCGGCAGCG GAGTGGAGTCCGTGACGCTGGCCGGCGGCGACAAGAGCCTGTTGCTGGTGATCGGCGACGGCGTGGACTCGAACAAGCTCCTGAAGAAGCTCAAGAAGAAGGTGGGCGAGGCAGAGATCGTGGAGTTGAGGACGCACGACACGTTCGAGGCGGCGGCGCTCCCGCTCCCGGGGACCAAGCAGGAGCTGGCGGCGAtgatggcgatggcggcggcgcggTCGCCCTACAACAACCAGCACCAGCAGTGGCAGCACAGCTACGCCGCGGCGCCCACCAGCCcgtactcctaccactactacccGTCGCCGGTGGGCGGCTACGGCTATGGCTACGGTTACGGTGCCGGCGGCGCCGCGGTCAGCAGCTACTCGCGGGCCGTGGCGCGCAGCCATCCGGCCAATTACTCGCCGATGGTGGAGAGGCACGACTACCAGCCCATGGAacactcctcctcttcctcctccgggAAGCGGAGGGAGACTATGGCGGTGCCGCGCCATGGCAGCGGCACCAACAGCTGCACCATACTCTAG